A window of the Gossypium hirsutum isolate 1008001.06 chromosome A05, Gossypium_hirsutum_v2.1, whole genome shotgun sequence genome harbors these coding sequences:
- the LOC107961313 gene encoding egg cell-secreted protein 1.1, with product MGSTFRVFFFALLLLSSLLFMAKARPLDLPKTTTSDLLARLKLDEESPDCWSSLIQLQSCTGELIMFFLNGETEIGKSCCLAIRTISHQCWPTMIDALGFTAEESHVIEGYCDHEDDRSPPSIALTDEIGSSNLFNP from the coding sequence ATGGGTTCCACGTTCAGAGTCTTCTTTTTTGCATTGCTGTTGCTTTCGAGCTTGCTTTTCATGGCTAAGGCAAGGCCGTTGGACCTCCCTAAGACAACAACAAGCGACCTGTTGGCTCGATTGAAACTGGATGAGGAATCACCCGACTGCTGGAGCTCATTGATTCAGCTTCAATCATGCACTGGAGAGCTTATTATGTTCTTCCTGAATGGTGAGACCGAAATAGGGAAAAGCTGTTGCCTAGCGATTCGTACTATAAGCCACCAATGCTGGCCGACCATGATCGATGCATTAGGCTTTACAGCTGAAGAGTCCCACGTTATTGAAGGTTACTGCGACCATGAAGATGATCGATCACCGCCATCCATCGCCCTTACTGATGAAATTGGTTCCTCGAACTTATTTAATCCCTAA